A window of the Candidatus Margulisiibacteriota bacterium genome harbors these coding sequences:
- a CDS encoding YkgJ family cysteine cluster protein — LNSKKEFVLRKITIATLKRKGSCTGCGGISERTCCTNMRLAQEEKPVSNEEDYQLFINLDKRNENWTQKTVDEKGEWIFTCKYLGKNSRCSNYKDRPDVCRRFPESVLDLEKFPHCSYRFGPRSGVVIQSEIVLQAVQQLSTTIPAQK, encoded by the coding sequence CTAAACTCCAAAAAAGAATTTGTCCTGCGCAAAATTACAATTGCCACTTTGAAGCGCAAAGGTTCATGCACAGGCTGCGGTGGAATTTCCGAGAGAACATGCTGTACCAACATGCGTTTGGCACAAGAAGAAAAACCCGTATCTAATGAAGAGGATTATCAGCTGTTTATAAATCTGGACAAGCGCAATGAAAACTGGACCCAAAAAACAGTCGACGAAAAAGGTGAGTGGATTTTTACCTGCAAATATTTGGGAAAAAATTCTCGCTGTTCCAATTATAAAGATCGCCCTGATGTGTGTCGTCGCTTTCCCGAATCCGTGCTTGACCTGGAAAAATTTCCGCATTGTTCATACCGGTTTGGTCCACGTTCAGGTGTTGTTATTCAATCTGAAATAGTACTGCAAGCGGTTCAGCAACTTTCAACAACAATTCCAGCACAAAAGTAA
- a CDS encoding cyclic nucleotide-binding domain-containing protein, translated as MTPELILNVGYFLNFLALVVKDILILRFMIMTSQVLMIYYAQHAHNSVAIFWYSVFILINIIWIILIVLERMPIQLHGELLHLYQDFFSILTPQEFLKFWNSGEKIIFGKGSLIIKENDTKDQIMLITSGEASVCKDKKIINNLSRGNFIGEMSYLTHGKATADVLADSPLTVAVWSRKQLDDLAASKPDLWNKIQSVIGKDLIKKVIDTSAKVGA; from the coding sequence ATGACACCAGAATTAATCCTAAATGTCGGTTACTTTTTAAATTTCCTGGCTTTAGTAGTTAAAGACATACTCATCCTGCGTTTTATGATCATGACCTCGCAAGTACTTATGATTTACTATGCGCAGCACGCTCATAATAGCGTAGCAATTTTTTGGTATTCAGTCTTTATACTGATAAATATTATCTGGATTATTTTAATCGTTTTAGAAAGAATGCCTATTCAGCTGCATGGTGAACTATTGCACTTATATCAGGATTTCTTTTCCATATTAACCCCACAGGAATTCTTGAAATTTTGGAATTCCGGCGAAAAAATAATTTTTGGAAAAGGTTCCCTAATAATTAAAGAAAATGACACCAAAGACCAGATTATGCTTATAACTTCAGGAGAAGCTTCTGTCTGTAAGGACAAGAAAATAATAAACAATTTATCTCGCGGTAATTTTATTGGGGAAATGAGCTACTTAACACATGGGAAAGCAACTGCCGATGTGTTGGCCGACAGCCCTCTGACAGTAGCCGTCTGGTCCCGCAAACAGCTGGATGATTTGGCCGCATCAAAACCTGATTTATGGAACAAGATTCAATCTGTTATAGGTAAGGACCTTATAAAAAAAGTAATAGATACATCGGCTAAAGTTGGCGCTTGA
- a CDS encoding YaeQ family protein — protein sequence MALKATIYKAELIITDMSRNYYEQHNLTLAKHPSETDERLMVRLLAFALYANERLIFGKGIGANEEPDLWLKDLTGAVELWIDVGQPDERAVLRACGQAKQVVLVLYGPHTDLWWRHNHKNFPTKENLTVIQLAYKDTQVMAAMAERNMKLTCSIDDGQILLSCESINLSIEPVFLQQPNGFKRQL from the coding sequence ATGGCGCTCAAAGCTACTATCTATAAAGCTGAACTTATTATAACTGACATGAGCAGAAATTATTATGAGCAACACAATCTTACACTGGCCAAACATCCTTCTGAAACCGATGAACGCTTGATGGTTCGCTTGTTAGCCTTTGCTCTTTACGCTAATGAAAGACTGATATTTGGGAAAGGCATTGGTGCAAACGAAGAGCCGGACCTTTGGCTTAAAGATTTGACAGGCGCTGTAGAGCTATGGATCGATGTCGGACAACCTGACGAAAGGGCTGTTTTAAGAGCCTGTGGCCAAGCTAAACAGGTTGTTCTTGTACTTTACGGCCCACATACAGACCTGTGGTGGAGGCATAATCATAAAAATTTTCCCACGAAGGAGAATTTAACAGTCATTCAGTTAGCATATAAAGACACTCAAGTAATGGCTGCCATGGCTGAACGCAATATGAAGCTTACGTGCAGTATTGATGATGGTCAGATATTATTAAGCTGTGAAAGTATTAACCTGAGTATTGAACCTGTTTTTTTACAACAGCCGAACGGATTCAAGCGCCAACTTTAG
- a CDS encoding septal ring lytic transglycosylase RlpA family protein, whose protein sequence is MLRFGFLLLVFSCFALAAKAESGKEHSYIIKDIFNISCDIKQGKYSLNYKILNSSDNVEIITSCNLYWDEKYGPQTGIASSYGKEFQYKETTNGELYDMHQLTAAHKKLPFGSIVKVTNLQKGKAFGKVVFVRINDRGPFVKGRIIDLSKAAAKVIGMPAGLFKVKLEIVKCKDLDISKIVITE, encoded by the coding sequence ATGCTAAGATTCGGTTTTTTACTTTTAGTCTTTTCTTGTTTTGCTCTTGCGGCCAAGGCAGAGAGTGGCAAAGAACATTCCTATATAATTAAAGATATATTTAATATTTCCTGCGATATAAAGCAGGGTAAATATTCTCTGAATTATAAAATATTAAATTCATCTGATAATGTGGAAATTATAACAAGCTGCAACCTGTATTGGGATGAAAAATACGGGCCACAGACAGGAATAGCCTCCTCTTACGGTAAGGAATTCCAATATAAAGAGACTACAAACGGTGAACTTTATGACATGCACCAATTAACTGCGGCTCATAAAAAATTACCGTTCGGCAGTATTGTTAAAGTTACCAATCTGCAAAAAGGCAAAGCGTTCGGGAAAGTGGTGTTTGTGCGTATCAATGATCGTGGGCCTTTTGTGAAGGGGAGGATTATCGACCTTTCCAAGGCAGCTGCAAAGGTTATCGGAATGCCGGCCGGCCTTTTTAAAGTTAAGCTGGAAATAGTGAAGTGTAAGGACCTGGATATTTCCAAAATAGTTATAACCGAATAG
- a CDS encoding iron-containing alcohol dehydrogenase — translation MIIGKRLVSSSATYFGPGKIMELPVFIKLMGTGVVVHGRSFMKKKQCVDLKKILKSQVHFNLYEGFEPRLRDIRELIEFSKKKKARWIAGIGGGAVMDLAKAAAGLYHANQDPEYYQNGGILERTGIPFIAVPTTAGSGAEATINAVIINERTSEKLSLADESFIADKIILDPELLAGISPTVLAYSGLDAITQSIESYFSRNANWYTETMALKSFTLLISNIEAAYEVVTKGKTANPEIFSNMLLGSYLSGLAFTNSRLGVVHGMAHPLGSYYQAAHGLVCALCLIPALKINQKFVEKKYQDLSRIAGDDLIKKIEVLKQLFKIPEFFKGKEIIKKEQIINYTINSGSTRANPKDITREDVEWLLKQLFEV, via the coding sequence ATGATTATCGGCAAGCGTCTGGTTTCGTCTTCAGCAACCTATTTTGGCCCTGGTAAAATTATGGAACTGCCTGTTTTTATCAAGTTAATGGGTACCGGCGTAGTGGTGCATGGTCGTTCCTTCATGAAAAAAAAGCAATGTGTAGATTTAAAAAAAATCCTCAAATCCCAAGTGCATTTTAATCTTTATGAAGGCTTTGAGCCGCGTTTACGGGACATTCGTGAGCTCATAGAATTCAGTAAAAAAAAGAAAGCACGCTGGATAGCCGGAATAGGAGGCGGGGCTGTAATGGACCTGGCTAAAGCCGCGGCGGGCTTGTATCATGCCAATCAGGACCCGGAATATTATCAGAACGGCGGTATATTGGAAAGAACGGGTATTCCTTTTATCGCAGTGCCTACCACAGCAGGTTCCGGCGCTGAAGCCACTATTAACGCGGTAATCATCAACGAAAGGACCTCAGAAAAGCTTTCCCTGGCTGACGAATCTTTTATCGCGGACAAGATTATCCTTGATCCTGAACTATTAGCGGGAATTAGTCCAACTGTATTGGCGTATTCAGGCTTGGACGCGATTACACAATCAATAGAATCATATTTTTCCAGGAACGCTAACTGGTATACAGAAACTATGGCCTTGAAATCATTTACCCTGCTGATTTCTAATATTGAAGCTGCCTATGAAGTTGTAACAAAAGGGAAGACTGCTAACCCGGAAATCTTTTCGAATATGCTTCTGGGCAGCTATTTGTCGGGCTTGGCTTTTACCAACTCCCGGCTTGGTGTGGTGCATGGGATGGCTCATCCGCTGGGAAGTTATTATCAAGCTGCTCACGGGCTGGTTTGTGCTTTATGCCTGATCCCTGCTTTAAAAATAAATCAAAAGTTTGTAGAAAAAAAGTATCAAGACCTTTCCAGGATAGCAGGCGATGATCTGATAAAAAAAATAGAAGTTTTAAAACAACTTTTTAAAATACCTGAATTTTTTAAAGGGAAAGAAATAATTAAAAAAGAACAAATCATCAATTACACAATAAATTCCGGCTCTACCAGGGCTAATCCCAAGGACATAACCCGGGAAGATGTGGAATGGTTGTTAAAGCAGCTTTTTGAGGTATAA
- a CDS encoding cupin domain-containing protein, giving the protein MEKEFKKLIIDSQIHQIRTQHENNKEFLAFIEDKSKENKVMLKKKNELIIEKRENMRGGKGAIIFEHYFTQKEIQANCRLCAKITVPVGGSIGLHRHDNEDEVFIILKGQGICDDGTKKSQFSAGDALLTVSGGSHSIENTGKEDIEFIAIVMPYNKSVE; this is encoded by the coding sequence ATGGAAAAAGAATTTAAAAAACTGATCATTGATTCGCAAATACATCAAATTAGAACGCAACATGAAAATAACAAAGAATTTCTGGCTTTTATAGAGGATAAAAGTAAGGAGAATAAGGTTATGCTAAAGAAAAAAAATGAACTGATCATTGAAAAAAGGGAAAATATGCGGGGAGGAAAAGGAGCTATTATTTTCGAACACTATTTTACCCAGAAAGAAATACAGGCAAATTGCCGGCTATGCGCGAAAATCACAGTTCCCGTGGGTGGAAGTATCGGTCTGCATCGTCATGATAATGAAGACGAGGTTTTTATTATTCTTAAAGGCCAGGGCATTTGTGATGACGGTACAAAAAAGTCACAATTTTCAGCAGGAGACGCTTTGCTTACTGTAAGCGGCGGAAGCCATTCCATAGAAAATACAGGCAAGGAAGATATAGAGTTTATCGCTATAGTTATGCCCTATAATAAATCCGTAGAATGA
- a CDS encoding dihydrodipicolinate reductase C-terminal domain-containing protein yields the protein MKVGLMGFGKTGKAVATILLRSKDTCLEWVIRRSNKLEHRSIPEFLGEESDEPGLIYSSATITCNELLNKHPVDAIIDFSSETGIEYYGEEAKKRKVSIISAISKYPDDKLAYLKKLSKQTRVIHSPNITLGVNFLIIAAKILKNISPNTDIEIIEEHFKTKPEVSGTAKVIAKQLDVHEQSIKTIRAGGIIGTHEILFGFPYQTVRLKHEAISREAFGNGILFAVKNLPDQQTGLFTMEDLLYPYFHVNDTEKDFEKSHKKPWWKMW from the coding sequence ATGAAAGTTGGACTTATGGGTTTTGGTAAAACAGGGAAAGCGGTAGCAACAATTCTTTTGAGAAGCAAAGATACTTGTTTGGAGTGGGTTATTAGGCGCTCAAATAAGCTGGAGCATCGTTCTATTCCTGAGTTTCTTGGAGAAGAATCTGATGAACCAGGTTTAATATATTCAAGCGCAACCATTACCTGTAATGAATTGTTAAACAAACACCCTGTAGACGCAATTATTGATTTTTCATCTGAAACAGGTATTGAATATTATGGAGAAGAAGCAAAAAAAAGAAAAGTCAGTATCATTAGTGCCATTTCAAAATACCCTGATGACAAATTGGCATACTTAAAAAAACTGTCAAAACAAACCAGGGTTATACATTCACCCAATATAACACTGGGTGTAAATTTTTTAATAATTGCAGCGAAGATATTGAAAAATATATCTCCGAATACTGACATTGAAATAATCGAAGAGCACTTCAAGACTAAACCGGAAGTATCCGGAACCGCTAAAGTGATAGCCAAACAACTTGATGTACACGAGCAATCAATCAAGACAATTCGTGCCGGAGGAATTATTGGGACACATGAAATATTATTTGGTTTCCCTTATCAAACAGTTCGGTTGAAACATGAGGCAATTTCCAGAGAAGCATTTGGTAATGGTATATTATTTGCCGTAAAGAACTTGCCAGATCAGCAAACAGGATTATTTACAATGGAAGATTTGCTCTATCCATACTTCCATGTGAATGATACTGAAAAAGATTTTGAAAAGAGCCATAAAAAACCCTGGTGGAAAATGTGGTAA
- a CDS encoding MBL fold metallo-hydrolase, whose translation MKATLTFLGTGTSGGVPEIGCDCEVCRSTDPKNNRLRTSAWLHNKDISVLFDCSSDFRQQALKFGIKHLDAVFVTHTHHDHISGVDDLRSFCNYNEKIKVYIRQSEAENFRRTYHYMFEPLTQIGGGIPNIDLLEIYNNERFMIKNVIFEPLEVFHGILPILGYKFGNVVYITDAKSLPESTIEKASKIKYLIINTLRYKAHETHLNIEEMLEVVKKIKPHQTFLIHTTHQMDYEKVAGELPDKIRMAYDGMELEIEV comes from the coding sequence ATGAAGGCTACTTTGACTTTTCTGGGTACAGGTACTTCCGGTGGTGTTCCGGAAATAGGTTGTGATTGTGAGGTTTGCAGAAGCACTGATCCCAAAAATAACAGACTGCGCACATCTGCCTGGCTTCACAATAAAGATATCAGTGTTCTGTTTGATTGTTCTTCGGATTTTAGACAACAAGCATTGAAATTCGGGATAAAGCATTTGGATGCGGTTTTTGTTACCCACACACATCATGATCACATATCCGGTGTAGATGACCTGAGGTCTTTTTGTAACTATAATGAAAAAATCAAGGTTTATATAAGACAGTCTGAGGCTGAGAATTTTCGGCGAACCTATCATTATATGTTTGAACCGTTGACCCAGATAGGAGGGGGTATTCCCAATATTGATCTTTTGGAGATTTATAATAACGAAAGATTTATGATAAAGAATGTTATTTTTGAACCGTTGGAAGTTTTCCATGGGATACTACCGATTCTGGGCTATAAGTTCGGTAATGTTGTATATATAACAGATGCTAAGTCGCTACCTGAGTCGACAATTGAAAAAGCCAGTAAGATTAAATATTTGATAATTAATACCTTAAGATACAAAGCCCATGAAACACATTTAAATATTGAAGAAATGCTGGAAGTTGTAAAGAAAATCAAGCCGCATCAGACATTTTTAATACATACGACCCATCAGATGGATTATGAAAAAGTAGCCGGTGAGTTGCCTGACAAGATCAGAATGGCTTATGATGGGATGGAATTGGAAATTGAGGTTTAG
- a CDS encoding dihydroorotate dehydrogenase: MTNLKVKLGKLELQNPIITASGTFGYGEEFEDFLNIDKLGAITLKSITLKPKAGNLPPRIAETPSGMMNSIGLENKGLESLINVTLPKLKKYKKVKVIANIAGHTIEENVECARQLNNQSRVNALEVNISCPNVDNGGLAFCFNLADVRVLVEKIRNVYLKPLIVKLSASVPDILKLAETCVNAGADILSLINTVPALEVDVEKKALFFKRGSAGLSGPAIRPIALKAVYDVAQKFDVPIIGMGGISCLEDVLKFLIVGADAVSIGMMNFVKPTISQDLVMELEKYLKEKKMKLWEMRLNSSPGPFS; the protein is encoded by the coding sequence ATGACAAATTTGAAAGTTAAGTTGGGTAAGCTGGAACTGCAGAACCCGATTATTACTGCCTCGGGGACGTTCGGTTATGGTGAAGAATTTGAAGATTTTTTAAATATCGACAAATTAGGCGCGATTACTTTAAAAAGCATTACTTTGAAGCCAAAAGCAGGAAATTTACCGCCGCGTATAGCTGAAACCCCATCAGGCATGATGAACTCCATCGGCTTGGAAAATAAAGGGCTGGAGTCATTAATAAACGTTACTCTGCCTAAATTAAAAAAATATAAAAAAGTAAAAGTGATTGCCAATATTGCCGGTCATACAATTGAGGAAAACGTGGAATGCGCCAGGCAGCTTAATAATCAATCACGGGTAAACGCACTGGAAGTGAATATTTCCTGTCCGAATGTGGATAACGGAGGACTGGCTTTTTGCTTTAATTTGGCCGATGTCAGGGTGCTTGTTGAAAAAATAAGGAATGTTTACCTGAAACCATTGATTGTTAAATTGTCCGCCAGCGTACCGGACATTTTGAAACTGGCTGAAACCTGTGTTAACGCCGGAGCGGATATATTGTCTTTGATAAATACAGTTCCTGCTTTGGAAGTGGATGTAGAAAAGAAGGCATTATTTTTCAAGCGTGGTTCCGCCGGTCTTTCCGGTCCGGCTATCAGGCCAATTGCCTTGAAAGCAGTGTATGATGTAGCACAGAAATTTGACGTTCCGATTATCGGCATGGGCGGGATAAGCTGTTTGGAGGATGTGTTGAAGTTTTTAATTGTTGGAGCTGACGCAGTATCCATAGGTATGATGAATTTTGTTAAACCGACGATATCCCAGGATCTGGTAATGGAACTGGAGAAGTATTTAAAAGAGAAGAAGATGAAACTGTGGGAGATGCGACTGAACTCATCCCCCGGCCCCTTCTCTTGA
- a CDS encoding dihydroorotate dehydrogenase electron transfer subunit gives MPTGKLIEHSAVISNTKVAEETYLIKIGSSHIAKKINPGQFINISIGTQFTDHLLKRPFSVYDTGPGHLSILYKVKGAVTGQMTDLKKGDKLEMVGPLGNTFSNFGKKTILLVGGGIGIAPLMLAAKTLKKKNKLIILHGVRTKKEAISWGQTKVKTHIDENKGHFVCEETEDYIKKYSVNAILTCGPIPMMKRIAEVARLYNVFVEASLEARMACGFGACVGCAIESKQGFKKVCTDGPVFKGEELW, from the coding sequence ATGCCAACAGGAAAGCTAATTGAACATAGCGCAGTTATCAGCAATACCAAGGTTGCTGAGGAAACTTATTTAATAAAAATTGGCTCTTCGCACATTGCCAAAAAAATCAATCCGGGTCAATTTATTAATATTTCTATCGGCACACAATTTACCGACCATCTGTTAAAAAGGCCTTTTTCCGTATACGACACAGGCCCGGGCCACCTAAGCATACTTTATAAAGTTAAAGGCGCCGTGACCGGACAAATGACAGATCTTAAAAAAGGAGACAAGCTGGAAATGGTTGGTCCGCTGGGTAACACATTCAGTAATTTCGGGAAGAAAACAATTCTGCTGGTAGGCGGAGGTATAGGGATCGCTCCACTGATGCTGGCTGCCAAAACACTAAAGAAAAAAAATAAGCTGATAATTTTGCATGGAGTAAGAACAAAAAAGGAAGCAATTTCCTGGGGGCAGACAAAAGTAAAAACGCATATCGATGAAAACAAAGGTCATTTTGTTTGCGAGGAAACAGAGGATTATATAAAAAAATATAGCGTGAACGCTATACTGACCTGTGGCCCTATCCCAATGATGAAAAGGATTGCCGAGGTGGCCAGGTTGTATAATGTATTTGTGGAAGCATCACTGGAAGCAAGGATGGCCTGCGGTTTTGGGGCCTGTGTAGGTTGCGCCATAGAAAGTAAACAGGGCTTTAAAAAAGTATGTACAGACGGACCGGTTTTTAAGGGAGAAGAGTTGTGGTAA
- the lon gene encoding endopeptidase La — MQLKYPIIPLKNIVVFPGIIIPIFIGREKSIKALEFAQAEQSKVVFCLQKTNSDDPKTNEIHEIGVLAEIVSTTKVDPNTYKILVNGEKRVSVLYERDEEQQPYLEGYVKVLEDVQDFASQAEITDFIQRVYKQLENYLSLNKNLPSDIIKEIVQKNDVLSFIYALSHFLMFSVNDKQNILSIAGLKERLTVVFDLLIKEIDILKVEDKLHSTIKENIGKTQKEYYLKEKIKAIQEELGESSDYDELVEYQKRIEAAEMPAEIKEKAQRELRKLSKISNISSEAGIVKTYLEWLIEIPWQQTHQKDFAISEVATLLDAKHYGLDKVKERIKEFLAVYQLTQDIQGSILCLVGPSGVGKTSIVKSISEVMGRKFIKISCGGMNDEAELRGHRRTYVGAMPGRIIQAIRNAQSKNPVVLLDEIDKMTRNFQSNPTAVLLEVLDKEQNKNFYDYYLEVSFDLSDCLFIATANNIYDIPTPLLDRMELIYLSGYSLNEKLVIGRDYLWPKVLKQHGLTGDQLNISEEALEYIITYYTKEAGLRELERCLSAITRKIVIKVLQERNNYEIKPEHLQELLGHPKYKYSLIPNEAEIGVALGLAYTEHGGSVMPIEVSVFPGKGNLKLTGKMGDVMQESSQTAMSYIRLISKDLGLKKDFYENVDLHIHIPENAITKDGPSAGAAIAMALASACTKTAISNQVAMTGEISLHGKILPVGGLKEKLLAAERQNLKKVYVPKDNLDEVEEVRKYFRTPIAVIGISHIDELLRQELKGYEGAKKLQTWL; from the coding sequence ATGCAGCTTAAATATCCGATAATTCCTCTAAAAAATATTGTAGTTTTCCCGGGAATTATTATCCCTATTTTTATCGGCAGGGAAAAATCAATCAAGGCGCTGGAGTTTGCGCAAGCTGAGCAGAGCAAAGTAGTGTTCTGTTTGCAGAAAACTAACAGTGATGATCCTAAAACAAACGAAATCCATGAAATTGGTGTGTTGGCGGAAATTGTCAGCACAACCAAAGTTGACCCAAATACATATAAAATACTGGTAAACGGAGAAAAACGCGTAAGTGTGCTTTATGAGCGGGACGAAGAACAACAACCATATCTGGAAGGTTATGTCAAAGTGCTGGAAGACGTTCAGGATTTCGCCTCACAAGCTGAAATAACTGATTTTATTCAACGGGTATATAAACAGTTGGAAAACTATCTGTCGCTTAATAAAAATCTGCCCTCGGATATCATTAAAGAAATAGTACAAAAGAATGATGTTTTGTCGTTTATCTATGCTCTTTCGCACTTTTTAATGTTTTCAGTAAATGACAAACAGAATATTTTGTCTATTGCTGGTCTTAAGGAAAGATTGACCGTAGTTTTTGACCTGTTAATCAAAGAGATAGATATTCTGAAAGTGGAAGACAAACTGCACTCGACTATCAAGGAAAATATCGGCAAGACGCAAAAAGAATATTATTTAAAAGAAAAAATTAAAGCTATTCAGGAGGAATTGGGTGAGTCTTCTGACTATGATGAACTGGTAGAATATCAAAAGCGGATAGAAGCCGCGGAAATGCCTGCGGAGATAAAAGAAAAAGCTCAACGGGAATTAAGAAAGCTCAGCAAGATTTCCAATATATCTTCGGAAGCCGGAATTGTTAAAACTTATTTGGAATGGTTAATTGAGATACCCTGGCAACAGACTCATCAGAAAGATTTCGCTATTTCCGAGGTTGCTACGCTGTTGGACGCCAAGCATTACGGGCTGGATAAAGTTAAGGAACGTATTAAGGAATTTCTGGCTGTTTATCAGCTGACCCAGGATATTCAGGGTTCCATCCTCTGTCTGGTTGGCCCGAGCGGAGTAGGTAAAACCAGTATCGTGAAATCTATTTCCGAGGTTATGGGTAGAAAATTTATCAAAATTTCCTGCGGAGGAATGAACGATGAAGCCGAGTTAAGAGGGCACAGGCGCACATATGTAGGCGCTATGCCGGGCAGGATTATACAGGCAATACGCAACGCCCAGTCAAAAAATCCTGTGGTCCTGCTGGATGAAATAGATAAAATGACGCGTAATTTCCAGAGCAATCCCACAGCGGTTTTGTTGGAGGTGCTGGATAAGGAGCAGAATAAAAATTTTTATGACTATTATCTGGAAGTTTCATTTGACCTGAGCGATTGTTTATTCATTGCTACGGCCAATAATATTTATGATATTCCTACGCCGCTTCTGGACCGCATGGAACTTATTTATCTTTCCGGATACAGTCTGAATGAGAAGCTGGTAATCGGGCGAGATTATTTGTGGCCCAAGGTTTTGAAACAACATGGCCTAACCGGCGATCAACTAAATATTTCCGAGGAAGCGCTGGAATACATAATTACTTATTACACAAAAGAAGCCGGGCTCAGAGAACTGGAAAGATGCCTTTCCGCAATTACCAGAAAAATTGTAATCAAGGTTTTACAAGAGCGAAATAATTATGAAATTAAACCTGAACATTTGCAGGAATTATTGGGTCACCCCAAATATAAATACAGCTTGATCCCGAATGAAGCTGAAATCGGAGTAGCATTGGGGCTGGCCTATACAGAACATGGCGGATCGGTGATGCCCATAGAAGTCAGTGTTTTTCCGGGCAAGGGTAATCTTAAATTAACCGGGAAAATGGGAGATGTGATGCAGGAATCCTCACAGACCGCCATGAGTTATATTCGGCTGATCTCCAAAGATTTGGGACTAAAGAAAGATTTTTATGAAAATGTTGATTTGCATATTCACATCCCCGAGAATGCGATAACTAAAGACGGGCCTTCGGCCGGAGCGGCTATCGCTATGGCCCTGGCTTCGGCTTGTACGAAAACCGCGATAAGTAACCAGGTGGCCATGACCGGAGAAATCTCTCTGCACGGTAAAATATTACCTGTAGGGGGTTTGAAGGAAAAGCTGCTGGCTGCGGAAAGACAAAATTTGAAGAAAGTTTATGTGCCCAAAGATAATCTGGACGAGGTAGAAGAGGTTAGAAAATATTTTCGTACCCCCATCGCGGTTATCGGTATCAGTCATATTGATGAACTCTTGAGGCAGGAACTGAAAGGATACGAGGGCGCGAAAAAGTTGCAAACATGGTTGTAA